The Alphaproteobacteria bacterium genomic interval CATGTTGGCTGGTAGCACTGTGTTGCCGAGTCCAGCTTTCGCGGCTGCAATCGTACCGGCAAGGCTGGGGCTGGTGTAGGCTATGGCCACGGCTTTTGCTTTATCCAGCGCAACCAGAGCCCGCGCACGATATATACAAGGCTGCGGTGATAATACTAACGAAAGTGGTTCCTCCGGTGTGGTGATCGGAAGCTGCCCATACCAGAGGTTCAGCCAGACTTTTGTGCCCCCCTTGGTGGCTTTGGGGTCGCGCTTCACCAGTATCACATCGTAATCACCGCGCCGGAAACCATCGATTAGGTTCAGCGTGAGATCGCATGATACATTAAGCTGCACTACGCGGATGGTGCTGGAAGGACGAAAGAACCTCGGGTAATAATGGGTGGCAAAATCCTCCGGCGTGCCGAGGCGTATTTGTCTTCTAACATCCGGCTCCCTCAGGCGACTATAGGCTTCCCACTGCAGCTGGATAATGCGCTTAAGTAGCCAA includes:
- a CDS encoding LysR family transcriptional regulator, with product MGCQLFDRPAQGEAHRSGRDFPWLLKRIIQLQWEAYSRLREPDVRRQIRLGTPEDFATHYYPRFFRPSSTIRVVQLNVSCDLTLNLIDGFRRGDYDVILVKRDPKATKGGTKVWLNLWYGQLPITTPEEPLSLVLSPQPCIYRARALVALDKAKAVAIAYTSPSLAGTIAAAKAGLGNTVLPANM